One segment of Alnus glutinosa chromosome 2, dhAlnGlut1.1, whole genome shotgun sequence DNA contains the following:
- the LOC133860370 gene encoding protein FAR-RED IMPAIRED RESPONSE 1-like, translated as MDSSSSRLDTEGQFDGALTHQDDHQNVEEPKDLTTFISDEELSDKDDEKVEEPKDLMTFSSDEELSDKEENVVLPVVLKDDEKIEEPKSSMTFSSLEEVCSYYRRYAKQVGFGIAHRTSRKTKGIKSYVMLICTRGGDERATSDVAKPIPTTNRTGCGARICARLCGDGTWFLSKVELTHNHSLSPGKARFFRSNKIINDAAKRRLELNDRAGIRLSKNFNSLVVESGGFESLSFGERDCRNYINKAKELRLGKGGAQALCDYFRRMQKQNSGFYFMIDMDDDCRLRNVFWADARSRAAYDFFGDVITFDTTYLTNSYDMPFAPFVGVNHHGQSILLGAGLISSEDTDTFVWLFKCWLECMNGQAPKAIITDQDRAMKNAIAISAINKCLYDSQTCEEYEENWKDLLEKYNLHDNAWLNGLYREKTFWVPAYMKDTFWAGMNTTQRSESMNAFFDGYVHSRTTLKEFVDEYDNALRRMVESETRADFDSFNRTISCISALQLEKQFQVVYTNAKFKEVHDQFVKMMSCNNSHLKSEGAISTFEVIEYVAVGDHLIEKTFLVYFNEDELEVKCTCALFEVRDILCRHSLSVLRTKKVTTLPQRYILDRWRKDIKREYSKVKSSYDAIGDNPHAQIYDKVRNNFEELLSLASENTEERCMELMKKIDQIKELWRCENQASGIPATITSSGCQKVLSPHKVTCKGRPRTKRKVAVIETVVKKSNVSSKPPRDNNAKTKKRKNQVSDFFIFFIIDVHILLA; from the exons ATGGACTCTTCAAGTTCACGATTGGATACCGAGGGTCAATTTGACGGTGCTTTAACCCATCAAGATGACCATCAAAATG ttgaagaaccgaaGGATTTAACGACGTTTATTTCAGATGAAGAGTTGAGTGATAAGGATgatgagaaagttgaagaaccaAAGGATTTAATGACTTTTAGTTCAGATGAAGAGTTGAGTgataaggaagaaaatgtggTCCTACCCGTGGTGttaaaggatgatgagaaaattgaagaaccGAAGTCATCAATGACTTTTAGTTCATTAGAAGAAGTTTGCTCTTATTATAGGAGGTATGCTAAGCAAGTTGGGTTTGGTATAGCGCATAGAACCTCGAGAAAAACGAAGGGTATAAAAAGTTACGTAATGCTTATATGTACTCGTGGAGGTGACGAGCGAGCTACAAGTGATGTTGCGAAGCCAATTCCAACAACTAATAGAACAGGGTGTGGTGCCAGGATTTGTGCGAGATTATGTGgtgatggaacgtggttttTGAGTAAAGTTGAGCTGACGCATAATCATTCGTTAAGCCCGGGTAAAGcgagattttttagaagcaaTAAGATAATTAATGATGCTGCAAAAAGAAGACTTGAGCTAAATGATAGAGCAGGAATACGTCTGAGTAAGAATTTCAATTCTTTAGTTGTTGAAAGTGGGGGGTTTGAGAGTCTTTCTTTTGGAGAGAGGGATTGTCGGAATTATATTAACAAGGCAAAAGAACTTCGTCTTGGTAAAGGGGGTGCCCAAGCACTTTGTGATTACTTCAGAAGAATGCAAAAGCAAAATAGTGGCTTCTACTTTATGATAGATATGGATGATGATTGTAGGCTACGAAATGTTTTTTGGGCGGATGCACGGAGTAGGGCAGCGTATGATTTCTTTGGGGATGTTATTACGTTTGACACAACGTATTTGACCAATAGCTATGacatgccatttgctccttttgtaggagtgaatcatcatggtcaatctATACTTTTGGGGGCAGGACTAATTTCAAGCGAGGATACAGACacatttgtgtggttgtttaaATGTTGGTTGGAGTGCATGAATGGCCAAGCCCCTAAAGCAATTATAACAGACCAGGATAgagctatgaaaaatgcaattgcTATT AGTGCCATAAATAAATGTTTGTATGACTCTCAAACATGTGAAGAATATGAGGAAAACTGGAAAGATCTACTGGAGAAGTATAATCTTCATGATAATGCATGGTTGAATGGGTTATATAGGGAGAAGACATTTTGGGTGCCGGCATACATGAAAGATACGTTTTGGGCGGGAATGAACACTACACAgcgaagtgaaagtatgaacgcattttttgatggttacGTGCACTCCCGAACcacattgaaagaatttgttgatgaatatgATAATGCTTTAAGGAGAATGGTTGAGAGTGAGACACGTGCtgattttgattctttcaaTCGCACAATCTCGTGTATAAGCGCCTTGCAGTTAGAGAAACAGTTTCAAGTTGTCTACACAAATgcgaagttcaaagaagtacatgatcagtttgtgaaaatgatgtcCTGTAATAACTCCCATCTCAAAAGTGAAGGTGCAATTTCCACGTTTGAAGTTATTGAATATGTTGCCGTTGGAGACCACTTAATAGAAAAAACATTTCTTGTTTACTTCAATGAAGATGAATTGGAAGTGAAGTGCACATGTGCATTGTTTGAAGTAAGAGACATCTTATGTAGGCATTCACTTTCCGTGTTACGGACAAAGAAAGTGACAACTTTGCCACAAAGATATATTCTTGACAGATGGAGGAAGGATATTAAGCGAGAGTACTCGAAGGTTAAGAGTAGTTATGATGCCATTGGTGATAATCCACATGCTCAAATATATGACAAGGTGAGAAACAATTTTGAGGAATTACTGTCGCTCGCATCAGAAAACACGGAGGAACGTTGCATGgaactaatgaaaaaaattgatcaaataaAGGAGTTGTGGCGTTGCGAAAATCAAGCTTCTGGCATTCCAGCTACTATCACATCTTCTGGTTGTCAAAAGGTGCTTAGTCCTCATAAGGTTACTTGTAAAGGGAGGCCACGAACAAAGAGAAAGGTGGCTGTTATAGAAACAGTGGTAAAGAAATCCAATGTATCAAGCAAGCCACCAAGAGACAACAATGCTAAAACGAAGAAACGAAAAAATCAAGTTagtgatttctttattttttttattattgatgtCCACATTTTACTTGCTTAA